In the Acropora muricata isolate sample 2 chromosome 10, ASM3666990v1, whole genome shotgun sequence genome, one interval contains:
- the LOC136887703 gene encoding histamine H2 receptor-like gives MDFNKWNPFWATCFAVMSALIIVGNSLTIATLLKKKFRKGPHFLLISLAVADLCVGCVISLYMAKKTMAPYNRNKLSFAVYLSMFSNVSAIFHLLVISLERLHAILRPFRHRQLKLKAYWVAIATPWVLSLSQTISNLMLRMVLKRSDKAFLQLAFLTTPLLVTCCSYFAIWKKKRESRDKVRSFRQIQEARFSRTILLVITASFITCLPFQLCNIVLSLSPTTTIPLSAIFVTTLLLFSNSFLNFVIYFLRFRSYRKALFSSLFCKAPKHETVTTRLPSYGQPHSSRAPESQC, from the coding sequence ATGGACTTCAACAAGTGGAACCCCTTCTGGGCGACTTGCTTTGCCGTGATGAGTGCTCTTATCATCGTTGGAAATTCTCTTACCATTGCAACACTCCTGAAAAAAAAGTTTCGCAAAGGTCCTCATTTCTTGTTGATTAGTTTGGCAGTTGCTGATCTGTGTGTTGGATGCGTGATATCACTGTATATGGCAAAAAAAACCATGGCTCCTTACAACCGAAACAAGCTCTCATTCGCTGTGTACCTATCCATGTTCTCTAATGTCTCTGCCATTTTTCATTTACTTGTGATTTCTCTTGAAAGACTTCACGCAATTCTTCGACCATTTCGTCATCGACAGCTTAAATTGAAAGCCTACtgggttgccatagcaacacCTTGGGTCCTTTCCTTGTCCCAGACAATTTCAAACTTGATGCTGAGAATGGTTCTGAAGAGGTCGGATAAAGCTTTCCTCCAACTAGCTTTTCTAACAACTCCATTGCTCGTAACATGTTGCTCCTACTTTGCAATCTggaaaaagaagagagaaaGTCGCGATAAGGTGAGAAGTTTTCGACAAATCCAGGAAGCAAGATTCTCGAGAACAATTCTCCTTGTAATAACAGCATCTTTCATAACTTGCTTGCCTTTTCAGTTGTGTAACATTGTCCTAAGTTTATCGCCCACTACGACCATTCCTTTGTCAGCCATTTTTGTTACAACCCTCCTTCTATTCAGTAATTCGTTTTTAAACTTTGTTATCTACTTTCTTAGGTTTCGTAGTTACCGAAAAGCTTTGTTCTCTAGTTTGTTCTGTAAAGCGCCGAAACATGAAACTGTAACAACCCGGCTTCCCTCATACGGACAGCCCCACTCCTCTCGGGCGCCTGAGTCTCAATGTTAG
- the LOC136887967 gene encoding D(2) dopamine receptor-like: protein MDLNVWNPFWATCFSVMAFLIIVGNSLTIATLLRKKFRKRQQFLLISLAFADLLVGCTITLLVALMFRLFALWFVFYLLDMFAGLSSIFHLAVISLERLHATLRPFRHRQLSFKACWVAIATPWILSLSVVMSVSILVRFNLIMQQKVLIIIIICIITPLLITCFSYLVIWRSRKKRISTVRSFRQNQEARFSGTIFLVTVTSFIMWMPFLYSNIALRVSPIHAPLAAQFVIKLLQYSNSFANFVIYILRLPSYRKALFSLCWF from the coding sequence ATGGACTTAAACGTGTGGAATCCCTTCTGGGCGACTTGCTTTAGCGTAATGGCTTTTCTTATCATCGTTGGAAATTCCCTCACAATCGCAACACTTCTGAGAAAAAAGTTTCGCAAGCGTCAACAGTTCTTGTTGATCAGTTTGGCCTTTGCTGATCTCCTGGTTGGATGCACGATTACATTGCTTGTCGCTCTTATGTTCCGCCTATTCGCGctgtggtttgttttttatcttttagACATGTTCGCAGGTCTTTCTTCCATCTTCCACTTGGCTGTCATTTCTCTTGAAAGACTTCACGCAACTCTTCGGCCATTTCGTCATCGACAGCTCAGTTTCAAAGCCTGCTGGGTTGCCATAGCTACACCATGGATTCTCTCTTTGTCTGTGGTAATGTCAGTCTCCATACTAGTACGGTTTAACCTGATAATGCAACAAAAAGTGctcatcattattataatttgcataataacTCCGTTGCTCATAACATGTTTTTCCTATCTCGTAATTTGGAGATCTAGAAAGAAGAGAATAAGTACCGTGAGAAGCTTTCGACAAAACCAAGAAGCAAGATTCTCGGGGACCATTTTCCTTGTGACAGTGACATCTTTCATAATGTGGATGCCTTTTCTGTATTCTAACATTGCTTTAAGGGTGTCACCAATTCATGCACCATTGGCAGCTCAATTTGTTATCAAGCTCCTTCAATATAGTAACTCGTTTGCCAACTTTGTTATCTACATTCTTAGGTTGCCTAGTTacagaaaagctttgttttccttATGTTGGTTTTAA